The Spirosoma radiotolerans genome has a window encoding:
- the rimO gene encoding 30S ribosomal protein S12 methylthiotransferase RimO has product MKTKGIRTNKINIVTLGCSKNLVDSEVLFTQLKGNGMNVTHESKKDDANIVVINTCGFIDNAKEESINTILRYVDAKDAGIVDKVYVTGCLSHRYKDELEVEMPTVDAWFGTNELPRMLKTLRADYKHELVGERLLTTPAHFAYLKIAEGCDRPCSFCAIPLMRGGHVSRPFEELLTEARSLARRGTKELILIAQDLTYYGLDLYKKRNLAELVDKLADVEGIDWIRLQYAYPSGFPMDVLDVMRERSNVCNYLDMPLQTGSTELLKIMRRGITREKTESLIHTIRERVPGITLRTTLIAGHPGETEAMFQETYDFVERMRFDRLGVFAYSHEDDTHSFSMPDDIPAEIKQERVDELMEVQQGISQELNQQKIGNTYKVLFDRKEGGYFIGRTEADSPEVDNEVLVPATQYVRLGDFANVCIDRAEEFDLYGEVV; this is encoded by the coding sequence ATGAAAACCAAAGGAATACGTACCAATAAAATCAATATTGTCACGCTCGGTTGTTCAAAGAACCTGGTGGATTCGGAGGTGCTTTTTACGCAACTCAAGGGTAACGGCATGAATGTGACCCACGAATCAAAAAAAGACGACGCTAACATCGTTGTCATTAATACGTGTGGCTTCATTGACAACGCCAAGGAAGAATCCATCAATACCATTCTGCGCTATGTCGATGCGAAGGATGCGGGTATCGTCGATAAGGTTTATGTGACGGGCTGTCTTTCGCACCGCTACAAAGACGAACTCGAAGTAGAAATGCCAACCGTTGACGCCTGGTTTGGTACTAACGAGTTACCCCGAATGCTGAAAACGCTCCGGGCTGATTACAAGCATGAGCTCGTTGGCGAACGGTTGCTCACCACCCCGGCTCACTTTGCCTATCTCAAAATTGCCGAAGGCTGCGACCGCCCCTGTTCGTTTTGTGCTATTCCGCTCATGCGGGGTGGTCACGTATCTCGCCCGTTTGAGGAGCTTTTGACCGAAGCCCGGTCTCTTGCCCGACGCGGTACGAAAGAACTGATTCTGATTGCGCAGGACTTGACTTACTACGGACTCGATCTATACAAAAAACGTAACCTCGCCGAGTTGGTTGATAAACTGGCCGACGTTGAGGGTATCGACTGGATTCGGTTACAGTATGCCTACCCATCAGGCTTCCCGATGGACGTGCTGGACGTGATGCGCGAGCGGTCAAACGTCTGCAACTACCTGGATATGCCCCTGCAAACTGGCTCTACGGAGTTGCTGAAGATTATGCGTCGGGGAATTACCCGGGAGAAAACCGAAAGCTTGATCCATACAATTCGCGAACGTGTTCCCGGTATTACCCTCCGTACAACCCTCATTGCGGGTCACCCCGGCGAAACGGAGGCTATGTTTCAGGAAACCTACGACTTTGTTGAACGGATGCGCTTTGATCGACTGGGTGTGTTTGCCTATTCGCATGAAGATGATACCCACTCGTTTTCGATGCCCGACGATATTCCAGCCGAGATCAAGCAGGAGCGCGTGGATGAATTGATGGAAGTGCAGCAGGGCATTTCGCAGGAACTGAACCAGCAGAAAATCGGGAATACATACAAGGTACTATTCGACCGGAAAGAAGGGGGCTACTTTATCGGGCGTACCGAAGCCGATTCACCCGAAGTTGATAACGAAGTATTGGTTCCTGCTACGCAATACGTCCGGCTGGGCGATTTCGCTAACGTGTGTATTGACCGGGCGGAGGAGTTTGATTTGTACGGAGAAGTCGTTTAA
- a CDS encoding nucleotidyltransferase family protein, with protein MKLTPSELQVIHHYLQDKPVVKAYVFGSYAHDEADTQSDLDLLVELDYSQPIGLQFVGMKLDLEEQLNKAVDLVSTHGLSPRISPFIDQDKKLIYEREVR; from the coding sequence ATGAAACTGACGCCGAGCGAATTACAGGTTATACACCATTATTTGCAGGATAAGCCTGTTGTAAAAGCGTATGTATTCGGTTCCTACGCTCATGACGAAGCGGATACGCAGAGCGACCTTGATTTACTGGTAGAACTCGATTACAGCCAGCCGATTGGATTGCAATTCGTTGGGATGAAACTTGATCTGGAAGAACAGCTAAATAAAGCCGTCGACTTAGTATCTACCCATGGGTTATCGCCCCGAATCAGCCCCTTCATTGACCAAGACAAAAAACTAATTTATGAGAGGGAGGTTCGGTGA
- a CDS encoding HepT-like ribonuclease domain-containing protein, translating into MRFSRVKQLEIIGEACNHVDSSVKDTFPEVEWRKITGLRHILVHEYFGIDPALVWDVTTDDMPKLKSLLIRIVRTL; encoded by the coding sequence ATGCGATTTTCCCGTGTTAAGCAACTAGAAATTATTGGCGAAGCCTGTAATCACGTCGATTCATCGGTAAAGGATACGTTCCCGGAAGTGGAATGGCGTAAAATAACAGGTTTACGACACATTCTTGTACATGAATATTTTGGGATTGATCCAGCGCTCGTATGGGATGTGACTACCGACGACATGCCAAAGTTAAAATCATTATTAATTCGTATTGTTAGGACTTTATAA
- the bshC gene encoding bacillithiol biosynthesis cysteine-adding enzyme BshC: MDCQYLPLASTGQFSSLFLDYISNKDSLKPFYGRFPDLAAFKGQIDEKTFSESNRQVLVDALERQYQSFENKPDFSILLQPNTFTVTTGHQLNIFTGPLYIIYKLITTINLARKLKAAYPSYNFVPVYWMATEDHDFAEINHFSLMGNNYAWQTEQRGAVGRMNPQELKTLFAQIPEKLSLFETAYLKHTTLADAARYYVNELFGAEGLVCLDADDAALKRIFVPVMRDEIIHQQSGELVQTRTKELEKLGYKTVIAPRDINLFYLDDQIRERIERKEDGTYRVLHTKVKFSESELLALLDEHPEKFSPNVVLRPLYQETILPNLAYIGGPSEVPYWLQLKSVFEQYKTAFPILMPRNFAMYVSAVSSKRIRKLGLTPEQLFQDTLALKREFIETHTRHILKFDNENKTINKALDAILHKAQMVDPTLEKAVLAETKRFANAVTGLEKKMRRAEERNQETGIRQLLAVKNDLFPNGGLQERSENFLTFYLNDRQFLQKMMSVFDPFNYQMQLCLE; encoded by the coding sequence ATGGACTGTCAGTACCTGCCGCTTGCCTCAACCGGCCAGTTTTCTTCCCTTTTCCTTGATTACATTTCCAATAAAGACAGCTTAAAACCTTTTTATGGTCGCTTTCCTGACCTTGCAGCTTTCAAGGGACAGATTGACGAGAAAACGTTTAGTGAGTCCAACAGGCAAGTTTTAGTCGATGCTCTCGAGCGGCAGTACCAGTCGTTCGAGAACAAACCGGATTTTTCCATACTTCTCCAGCCCAATACATTTACGGTTACTACGGGACATCAGCTTAATATTTTTACCGGGCCGCTCTACATCATTTATAAACTCATCACGACGATAAATTTGGCCAGAAAGCTCAAAGCAGCTTATCCCAGCTACAATTTCGTGCCGGTTTACTGGATGGCTACCGAAGATCACGACTTTGCCGAAATAAACCATTTCTCGCTGATGGGCAACAATTATGCCTGGCAAACAGAACAGCGTGGAGCGGTTGGCCGGATGAATCCGCAGGAATTAAAGACTCTTTTTGCCCAAATTCCCGAAAAACTGTCTCTCTTTGAAACGGCTTACCTGAAACACACTACCCTGGCCGACGCAGCTCGTTATTACGTAAATGAGCTTTTCGGAGCCGAAGGGCTGGTTTGTTTGGATGCTGACGATGCAGCGCTGAAACGGATTTTTGTCCCCGTTATGCGGGATGAGATTATCCATCAGCAATCGGGTGAATTGGTGCAAACAAGAACCAAAGAGCTTGAAAAACTAGGGTACAAAACGGTTATTGCACCTCGTGATATCAATCTGTTTTATCTGGATGACCAGATTCGGGAACGCATTGAGCGCAAGGAAGACGGAACATATCGGGTACTTCACACGAAAGTAAAATTTTCGGAAAGCGAATTGTTAGCTCTGCTGGATGAGCATCCAGAGAAGTTTAGCCCAAACGTAGTGCTACGTCCTTTGTATCAGGAAACTATTCTGCCTAACCTGGCCTACATTGGCGGCCCATCGGAGGTGCCCTACTGGTTGCAGTTAAAGAGCGTGTTCGAACAGTACAAAACGGCCTTCCCGATTTTGATGCCACGGAATTTTGCTATGTACGTTTCGGCTGTAAGCTCTAAACGTATTCGCAAACTGGGCCTCACACCCGAACAACTATTTCAGGATACACTCGCCCTCAAGCGGGAATTTATCGAAACCCACACCCGGCATATCTTAAAATTCGATAACGAGAATAAAACCATTAATAAAGCGCTCGATGCCATCCTGCACAAAGCGCAAATGGTTGATCCAACGCTCGAAAAGGCGGTTTTAGCCGAAACCAAACGATTTGCCAACGCGGTTACCGGACTCGAAAAGAAAATGCGCCGAGCCGAAGAGCGTAATCAGGAAACGGGGATTCGGCAGTTGCTGGCTGTCAAAAATGACCTTTTCCCAAACGGAGGACTTCAGGAGCGGAGTGAAAACTTCCTGACGTTTTACCTGAATGACCGGCAGTTCCTGCAAAAAATGATGTCAGTCTTTGATCCATTTAATTATCAAATGCAGCTCTGCCTGGAGTAA
- a CDS encoding 5-formyltetrahydrofolate cyclo-ligase encodes MTKAELRQAFLAKRKAFTAAEVSRDSQRIANNFFTYLEQHDLDDSLAVVHTFLPIKRRNEVDTWPIINQIWTNFPHIQVSVPVTDEYTNQLINYTLFPSTALVESRLGIPEPAIGSRYETDLTQVSIVLVPLLVFDQSGHRVGYGGGYYDRFLANDVPHSLKIGLSLFEPVEQIDDLEYTDVKLDVCISPTQTSIFN; translated from the coding sequence ATGACCAAAGCTGAGTTGCGTCAGGCGTTTTTAGCTAAACGGAAAGCCTTTACAGCCGCCGAAGTTAGCCGAGACAGCCAACGCATAGCCAATAACTTCTTTACCTATCTTGAGCAGCATGACCTCGATGATAGCTTGGCAGTCGTGCATACATTTCTACCGATTAAACGACGTAACGAAGTAGATACCTGGCCTATTATTAATCAGATCTGGACGAACTTCCCCCATATCCAGGTTAGTGTACCGGTCACCGATGAATATACGAACCAACTGATTAATTATACGCTGTTTCCATCTACGGCGCTGGTAGAAAGTAGACTGGGCATTCCTGAACCCGCCATTGGCAGCCGGTATGAAACGGACCTTACCCAAGTAAGCATTGTCTTAGTGCCCTTGTTGGTATTCGACCAGTCTGGTCACCGTGTGGGCTATGGCGGTGGTTATTATGACCGTTTTCTGGCCAACGATGTACCGCATAGTCTCAAAATTGGCCTGTCGCTTTTTGAGCCAGTCGAACAGATTGATGACCTTGAATACACCGACGTAAAACTGGACGTTTGCATCTCCCCTACTCAAACGAGCATCTTTAATTAA
- a CDS encoding aspartate-semialdehyde dehydrogenase — MKIAVVGATGLVGSEILKVLAERNFPVSELIPVASERSVGKQVEFKGKSYTVVSFEDAIAAKPAIAIFSAGGSTSLSLAPKFAEAGITVIDNSSAWRMDPSKKLVVPEINANTLTPEDKIIANPNCSTIQMVVALKPLHDRFTVKRVVVSTYQSVTGTGKAAVDQLFAERTGQQDVEKVYPHPIDLNVLPHIDVFLDNGYTKEEMKMVNETKKIMGDDSIQVTATTVRIPTIGGHSEAVNVEFENEFEVSEVVDLLTKAEGIVVQDDPANKIYPMPLTAHGKDEVFVGRIRRDESQPKTLNMWIVADNLRKGAATNAVQIAEYLMKHNLVESEAVAV; from the coding sequence ATGAAAATCGCAGTCGTTGGGGCTACTGGCTTGGTCGGTAGCGAAATCCTGAAGGTGCTCGCCGAGCGCAACTTCCCCGTGTCAGAACTTATTCCCGTCGCTTCCGAGCGGTCGGTTGGTAAACAGGTTGAGTTCAAGGGTAAATCATACACGGTCGTTAGCTTCGAGGATGCCATTGCTGCCAAACCCGCCATTGCGATTTTTTCGGCGGGTGGCAGTACGTCACTTTCGCTGGCACCTAAGTTTGCCGAAGCCGGTATTACGGTTATCGACAACTCGTCGGCATGGCGCATGGACCCCAGCAAGAAACTGGTCGTTCCTGAAATCAACGCCAATACACTGACACCCGAAGACAAGATCATTGCCAACCCAAACTGCTCAACCATTCAGATGGTCGTTGCCCTGAAACCGCTCCATGATCGTTTTACTGTTAAGCGGGTGGTGGTTTCTACATACCAGTCAGTTACGGGTACGGGGAAAGCCGCCGTCGATCAGCTTTTTGCTGAACGGACAGGCCAGCAGGACGTTGAAAAAGTATACCCGCACCCTATCGATCTGAATGTGTTGCCCCATATCGACGTCTTCCTCGACAATGGCTATACCAAAGAGGAAATGAAAATGGTCAACGAAACCAAGAAAATCATGGGCGATGATTCTATTCAGGTTACGGCGACTACGGTTCGTATTCCAACCATTGGTGGGCACTCGGAAGCGGTCAACGTTGAATTTGAAAATGAGTTTGAGGTCAGCGAAGTCGTTGACTTACTGACCAAGGCCGAAGGGATTGTGGTGCAGGACGACCCAGCGAATAAAATTTACCCAATGCCGCTGACGGCCCATGGTAAAGATGAGGTGTTTGTCGGTCGTATTCGTCGTGACGAAAGCCAACCAAAAACACTGAATATGTGGATTGTGGCAGACAACCTCCGGAAAGGTGCCGCAACCAATGCTGTACAGATCGCCGAATACTTAATGAAGCATAACCTGGTTGAAAGCGAAGCCGTCGCTGTGTAA
- a CDS encoding ABC transporter ATP-binding protein, whose translation MSVIQLQNIYKSYEATPVLKGIDLNVSAGQIVGYIGPNGAGKSTTIKILIGMLPDFSGEATVLGMNVKTQSLEIKRRVGYVPENAALYDTLTPLEYLQFIGQLYALDPLHIERKALELLRLFQLSDHANARMTTFSKGMRQKVLLISGLLHNPDVIFLDEPLSGLDANAVVLIKEIMRQLVNDGKTIFYSSHIMDVVEKISDRIVIINQGQIIADGTFAELQHQRPESLEQLFAQLTGSDGQSGIAEEFVHALKN comes from the coding sequence ATGTCCGTCATCCAACTCCAGAATATCTATAAATCCTACGAGGCAACGCCCGTTTTAAAAGGCATTGACCTGAACGTGTCGGCGGGACAAATTGTGGGCTACATTGGCCCCAATGGTGCCGGGAAGTCAACCACCATCAAGATTCTGATTGGTATGCTCCCCGATTTCAGCGGAGAAGCCACGGTGCTGGGCATGAACGTAAAGACCCAGTCGCTCGAAATTAAGCGCCGGGTTGGTTATGTACCCGAAAACGCGGCCCTGTATGACACCCTGACCCCGCTGGAGTATCTTCAGTTTATTGGTCAATTGTATGCCCTGGACCCACTCCACATTGAGCGAAAAGCACTGGAGTTGCTTCGTCTGTTTCAGCTCAGCGACCATGCCAATGCCCGCATGACAACTTTCTCGAAGGGAATGCGACAGAAAGTACTGCTCATTTCGGGCCTTCTGCATAACCCGGACGTTATATTTCTGGATGAACCGCTCTCGGGCCTGGATGCCAATGCCGTTGTGCTGATTAAGGAAATCATGCGGCAATTGGTAAATGATGGCAAAACCATTTTTTATAGTTCGCACATCATGGACGTGGTCGAGAAGATTTCGGATCGAATCGTCATCATTAATCAGGGCCAGATTATTGCCGATGGCACCTTTGCCGAGCTACAGCACCAGCGCCCCGAGTCGCTCGAACAACTGTTTGCTCAATTAACTGGAAGCGATGGCCAGTCGGGTATTGCTGAAGAGTTTGTTCACGCCCTCAAAAATTAA
- a CDS encoding RrF2 family transcriptional regulator, which yields MISKKAKYAFKALKVLTEEYGRGPILIAHISAKENIPQKFLEAILLDLRNHGLLQSQKGKGGGYMLRLDPQQVNLAQVLRIIDGPIAPTPCVSKHFYVRCDDCVDEETCVIRPLMVQVRDANLAVYEQVTLRQFALANGQLI from the coding sequence ATGATCTCCAAAAAAGCGAAATATGCCTTTAAGGCCTTGAAAGTTCTTACCGAGGAGTATGGACGAGGGCCAATTTTAATTGCCCATATCTCCGCCAAGGAAAACATTCCTCAGAAATTTCTGGAAGCCATTCTGCTGGATCTTCGCAACCATGGCTTGTTACAAAGTCAGAAAGGTAAAGGGGGCGGCTACATGCTACGACTGGATCCACAGCAGGTAAATCTGGCACAGGTATTACGTATCATTGATGGGCCCATTGCGCCAACACCCTGTGTGTCAAAGCATTTTTACGTGCGTTGTGACGATTGTGTCGACGAAGAAACCTGCGTTATCCGGCCCTTGATGGTACAGGTACGGGATGCTAATCTGGCTGTTTATGAACAGGTTACCTTGCGACAGTTTGCACTGGCAAATGGTCAGCTAATCTAA
- a CDS encoding putative Ig domain-containing protein produces the protein MHQLLKGVFILFVLLPNIGSAQITMPTSRIVFQRGNNNRASVPIQGNCPSSANSIQVKATAINGGSSQDWTTIGTTANGVFMGSLSLSGGWYSLQVRALANGSQVAMYSLDKFGVGEVFVIAGQSNILGSPYARNLSASDDRVSTVNYRGYPDGNINEGDLPTSFINAANNSPIGPENNMLFWGDLGDKLVARLGVPVLFLGGAYGGTSAANWADAAVNGTYEMNTQGGRILKNAPYRPLGIALSYYIKRTGIRSVIWHQGESDPYTSQGDYVNSITQLINKSRSQTGLTRMSWMICRATYFQGITNPNVINAQNQLADANNNCFPGPATDFMSGSKDWRFDDGHINDDKYPIFEGLFYDLMTTDYFARSEPSLPAYIPSITTGYIFPHERNGGDHIQVPFMATAPVLGDNQYVVQLLSDNGEVLANLGAGFRVGNNLIDVQLPVWADGRVRVRVNSTSPARNGEVSEFFIAHKTGDRPSASPIVTSSYAPVTLTLGTAVNLLLPANFSDPSNLPLTYSVQNLPAGLSANGLTLTGTPSGNAGPYTVTVIATNAQNLSVNASVVINYVNGGTTTPTGPNTSCGYADGQFLLNWYGESIYAHYVNGYLYASYQNSNEGFKPQSWLKATGLMDASKVSCFATTDPHMLAPTTPTSPSTGTTNTVSGRFEGYVDVRNCSVIAGWVYNGNVPNEPVMLEVLKEGTLITTVAAAQYRSDLVSAGKGNGYHGYVFDVPASLKTGGSVPVTVRVQNTGYILNGGTFNLTCPVGSRLAIPSAEVLAGTFRAFPNPATDYITISIPSAYQRAKLSFGLVSMDGREEPLDAHSDRVDTYKANISPIKMGLYVLQIYADGLPVSSLKVLKQ, from the coding sequence ATGCACCAACTTTTAAAAGGCGTTTTTATCCTGTTTGTACTGCTACCTAATATTGGATCTGCGCAGATCACAATGCCGACCTCTCGGATTGTCTTTCAGCGGGGAAATAACAATCGGGCCTCCGTTCCCATTCAAGGCAATTGTCCCTCATCGGCCAATAGCATTCAGGTCAAGGCGACAGCCATCAATGGAGGCTCCAGCCAGGACTGGACAACCATTGGCACCACGGCCAATGGTGTCTTCATGGGTTCGCTGAGTCTGTCGGGGGGCTGGTATTCACTTCAGGTGCGGGCCCTGGCAAATGGAAGCCAGGTAGCCATGTATTCCTTGGACAAATTTGGGGTAGGGGAGGTGTTCGTCATTGCTGGGCAATCCAATATACTGGGTTCCCCTTACGCACGTAATCTTTCGGCTTCCGATGACCGGGTATCAACCGTCAATTACCGGGGGTATCCCGACGGTAATATAAACGAAGGAGACCTACCGACTTCATTCATTAATGCAGCTAACAATTCGCCTATAGGGCCGGAAAATAATATGCTTTTCTGGGGTGATCTGGGCGATAAGCTCGTTGCCCGGCTTGGGGTTCCGGTCCTGTTTCTGGGTGGCGCTTACGGTGGAACATCGGCGGCAAACTGGGCCGATGCAGCGGTGAATGGCACCTATGAAATGAACACCCAAGGCGGCCGTATCCTCAAAAACGCCCCATATAGGCCGTTGGGCATTGCGCTCAGCTATTACATCAAACGAACGGGTATTCGTAGCGTAATCTGGCATCAGGGGGAAAGCGACCCCTATACCTCCCAGGGGGATTATGTCAACAGCATTACTCAGCTAATCAACAAGTCCCGCTCTCAGACGGGGCTTACCCGGATGAGCTGGATGATTTGCCGGGCTACCTACTTTCAGGGCATCACCAATCCAAATGTCATCAATGCCCAAAACCAACTGGCCGATGCAAATAATAACTGTTTTCCCGGTCCGGCCACTGATTTTATGTCCGGTTCCAAAGACTGGCGCTTCGATGATGGCCATATCAACGATGATAAGTACCCCATTTTCGAAGGATTGTTTTACGACCTGATGACAACAGATTATTTCGCCCGGTCTGAGCCCTCTCTGCCTGCCTATATTCCCTCTATTACAACAGGGTATATCTTTCCGCACGAACGTAATGGGGGCGATCACATTCAGGTACCCTTCATGGCCACTGCGCCGGTATTGGGGGATAACCAGTACGTAGTGCAGTTGCTGAGCGATAACGGCGAAGTGCTGGCCAACCTGGGAGCCGGGTTTCGGGTGGGCAACAACCTGATCGATGTGCAACTGCCGGTCTGGGCTGATGGCCGGGTACGGGTGCGGGTCAATTCTACGTCACCTGCCCGAAATGGAGAAGTTTCCGAGTTTTTCATCGCTCACAAAACAGGCGATCGGCCCTCCGCCAGTCCCATCGTGACCAGTAGCTATGCGCCCGTAACACTCACCCTTGGTACAGCTGTCAATCTTTTACTGCCCGCTAATTTCAGCGATCCTTCGAATTTACCCCTTACCTATTCGGTTCAGAATCTGCCAGCGGGACTTTCTGCCAACGGGCTAACCCTAACAGGTACCCCTTCTGGTAATGCTGGCCCGTATACAGTAACCGTTATAGCGACCAATGCACAAAATCTGTCGGTAAATGCATCGGTTGTGATCAACTATGTCAACGGGGGAACAACGACCCCAACCGGTCCCAATACTTCATGTGGTTATGCAGATGGGCAGTTCTTGCTCAACTGGTATGGGGAATCCATTTATGCCCATTATGTGAACGGCTATCTGTACGCATCCTATCAGAATAGTAATGAGGGCTTCAAGCCCCAAAGCTGGCTCAAAGCCACCGGGTTGATGGATGCCTCGAAAGTAAGCTGTTTTGCAACCACCGATCCGCACATGTTGGCACCCACTACACCTACATCCCCCTCTACTGGAACCACCAACACAGTCAGTGGCCGATTCGAAGGGTATGTCGATGTCCGGAACTGTTCAGTTATTGCTGGCTGGGTATACAATGGGAATGTACCCAATGAGCCGGTTATGCTGGAAGTACTCAAAGAGGGCACACTTATTACGACAGTTGCGGCTGCTCAATATCGATCCGATCTGGTGAGCGCAGGTAAAGGCAACGGCTACCATGGCTATGTATTCGATGTGCCAGCTTCGCTGAAGACGGGCGGATCGGTACCCGTAACGGTACGGGTCCAAAATACGGGCTATATCCTGAATGGAGGCACCTTCAATTTGACCTGTCCGGTAGGCTCCCGTCTGGCGATTCCCTCAGCCGAAGTCTTGGCGGGTACCTTCCGCGCCTTCCCTAACCCCGCCACCGACTACATCACGATTAGTATACCATCTGCTTACCAAAGAGCGAAACTTTCCTTCGGATTGGTGTCGATGGATGGCCGGGAAGAACCGCTGGACGCCCATTCGGACCGGGTAGATACTTACAAAGCAAACATAAGCCCGATTAAAATGGGTCTTTATGTCCTGCAAATTTACGCTGACGGGCTGCCAGTGTCTTCACTTAAAGTGCTTAAGCAATAG
- a CDS encoding dihydroorotase encodes MSKLLIRNARLVNENRIIESDLCVDLGIITRIDTHIPDEGSYKVIDAKGKYLLPGVIDDQVHFREPGLTHKATIASEARAAVAGGVTSFMEMPNTVPNALTQDLLAQKYAIAANTSLANYSFFMGASNDNLDEVLRTNINDVCGIKVFMGSSTGNMLVDNEKVLDQLFRESPMLIATHCEDEATIRANTEHYKAEYGEHATAGLHPLIRNEDACLRSSSMAVELAKRHNTRLHILHISTADELALFDNSIPLTQKRITAEVCVHHLWFDSEDYARLGNLIKCNPAIKAPYHKQALLAGLKDDRLDIIATDHAPHTWTEKQQPYWQAPSGLPLVQHPLLLMLDFVKQGKLSLETLVRKMCHAPADCFQIDRRGYIREGYWADLVLVDPAQPMTVSAENILYQCGWSPLDGHTFGASVTHTIVSGELVYENGRFVTNRPGERLSFIR; translated from the coding sequence ATGAGTAAACTGTTAATACGTAATGCCAGGTTAGTAAACGAAAATCGTATTATCGAAAGCGATTTATGTGTTGATCTAGGTATAATTACTAGAATTGATACACACATTCCGGATGAGGGCTCTTACAAGGTTATCGACGCGAAAGGCAAGTATTTACTGCCCGGTGTTATTGACGACCAGGTGCATTTTCGGGAGCCTGGCCTGACGCACAAGGCCACAATTGCGTCTGAAGCACGGGCGGCTGTGGCCGGGGGCGTTACCAGTTTTATGGAAATGCCTAATACCGTTCCCAACGCGCTGACGCAGGACTTACTGGCGCAGAAATATGCCATTGCGGCCAATACATCGCTGGCCAATTACTCATTTTTTATGGGTGCCTCGAACGATAATCTTGATGAAGTCCTGCGGACGAACATAAACGACGTTTGTGGGATCAAGGTATTTATGGGCTCCTCAACCGGCAACATGCTGGTTGATAATGAAAAGGTACTGGATCAGCTATTTAGGGAAAGTCCTATGCTGATTGCCACCCACTGTGAGGATGAAGCCACGATTCGGGCCAATACCGAGCATTACAAAGCCGAATACGGTGAGCATGCCACGGCAGGCCTCCATCCTCTGATTCGAAATGAGGATGCCTGCCTGCGTTCTTCGTCTATGGCTGTCGAACTCGCCAAACGGCACAACACTCGCTTACACATTCTACATATTTCTACGGCTGATGAACTGGCGCTGTTTGATAACAGTATACCCCTTACCCAAAAGCGCATAACGGCTGAAGTTTGTGTGCATCATCTGTGGTTCGATAGTGAAGACTACGCACGATTAGGCAACCTGATCAAGTGCAACCCGGCTATTAAAGCGCCTTACCACAAACAAGCGCTACTGGCTGGCCTTAAGGACGACCGGCTGGACATTATTGCCACCGACCATGCGCCCCACACCTGGACCGAAAAGCAACAGCCTTACTGGCAGGCTCCGTCGGGTTTGCCGCTCGTGCAGCATCCGCTTTTGCTCATGCTCGATTTTGTAAAACAGGGTAAACTATCGCTCGAAACGCTTGTCCGGAAAATGTGTCACGCGCCCGCCGACTGTTTCCAAATAGACCGGCGTGGTTATATTCGGGAAGGGTATTGGGCCGATCTGGTTTTGGTCGATCCAGCGCAACCCATGACCGTTTCTGCCGAAAACATTCTGTATCAGTGCGGCTGGTCGCCCCTGGATGGCCATACATTTGGTGCCAGCGTCACTCATACGATTGTTTCGGGGGAGCTGGTTTACGAAAACGGTCGCTTTGTGACCAACCGACCGGGCGAACGTTTGTCCTTTATCCGGTAG